Proteins found in one Deltaproteobacteria bacterium genomic segment:
- a CDS encoding ATP-binding protein — MRYLKEQILKDLNKKMVFVAGPRQVGKTTLAQSLVSSQSHYLNWDDDEDRAKILKKEFPKKSGILVLDEIHKYRGWRNYLKGTFDKLKAHFKILVTGSAKLDIYRFGGDSLQGRYYLLRMYPLSVAELASTQETLNDLMTYGGFPEPFYSQNKIDAKRWSLNYRTRLIREDILSLEEVSDLGRLELLFLRLPDLTGSPLSINGLREDLQVHHTTVEKWIQIFEKMYALFRLSPFGSPRIKSVKKEQKHYHFDWVLIEDESKRFENLVACHLLKWVHWKYDVFGETWELRYFRDPMGREVDFVVVDKAKPILFVECKLSDDTINPALTYLKSKFPETPAYQISLKGKKDYLNQNGIRVCPAIKLLPDWV; from the coding sequence ATGCGTTATCTTAAAGAGCAGATTCTGAAAGATTTAAATAAAAAAATGGTTTTTGTGGCAGGGCCAAGGCAAGTGGGGAAAACCACCTTGGCCCAGTCTTTAGTTTCTTCTCAATCCCACTATTTAAACTGGGATGATGATGAAGATAGAGCAAAAATCCTCAAGAAAGAATTTCCCAAAAAGTCGGGCATTCTTGTTTTGGATGAGATCCACAAATACCGCGGTTGGCGTAATTACCTAAAGGGTACCTTTGATAAATTAAAAGCTCATTTCAAAATTTTAGTTACCGGGAGTGCCAAACTTGACATCTATCGTTTTGGGGGGGATTCTTTGCAAGGGCGTTATTACCTTTTAAGAATGTACCCACTTTCGGTTGCGGAGTTGGCTTCAACCCAAGAAACTTTAAATGACCTCATGACCTATGGGGGATTTCCAGAACCTTTTTATTCTCAAAATAAAATTGACGCCAAACGTTGGTCGCTTAATTATCGCACCCGTCTTATTCGTGAAGATATCCTATCTTTAGAAGAAGTTAGTGACTTAGGTCGATTGGAATTACTTTTTTTAAGACTTCCTGACTTGACGGGGAGCCCTTTGTCGATCAATGGGTTAAGGGAGGACTTGCAAGTCCATCATACCACCGTTGAAAAATGGATTCAAATCTTTGAAAAAATGTATGCTCTTTTTCGACTCAGTCCATTTGGGTCTCCTCGTATCAAATCGGTCAAAAAGGAACAAAAACATTATCACTTTGATTGGGTTCTCATTGAAGATGAAAGCAAACGTTTTGAAAACTTGGTGGCTTGTCATTTGCTCAAATGGGTTCATTGGAAATACGATGTTTTTGGGGAAACTTGGGAATTGAGATATTTTCGTGATCCGATGGGTCGTGAAGTAGATTTTGTCGTGGTCGACAAAGCAAAGCCCATTTTATTTGTAGAGTGTAAACTTTCAGATGATACAATCAATCCGGCATTAACCTATTTAAAATCGAAGTTTCCTGAAACCCCTGCCTACCAAATTTCCCTCAAAGGTAAGAAAGATTATCTTAATCAAAATGGCATTCGAGTATGTCCAGCAATCAAGCTATTGCCGGATTGGGTTTAA
- the queA gene encoding tRNA preQ1(34) S-adenosylmethionine ribosyltransferase-isomerase QueA: MTFNLSNYTFNFPDSLIAHHPLLDRTQSKLMVLNKHKQAIAHRAFIELPEILNSNTVIVLNESRVFPARLYCRKPTGGVVEVLLVRPIENGRWLALGQPIKGLRVGMSLKLLFRDSEETSDAIITVVRVEKGQHFEVELPPVKDLETWIKPYGIMPLPLYIKRKNSERQDENRYQTVFARQLGSVAAPTAGLHFDESTLAQLTARGVEIYKVCLHVGPGTFLSVKTEDIRQHKLHSEYYEVSEASYQGLKKAKYEGKSILCVGTTTLRVLETLFQQPAPALQGFTDLYIYPGFSFKAADALLTNFHQPQSSLLILVSALAGREFILRAYQEAIAQKYRLFSYGDCMLIL, encoded by the coding sequence ATGACTTTTAACCTCTCCAACTATACTTTCAATTTCCCCGACTCGCTCATCGCCCATCATCCTTTGTTAGATCGTACCCAATCCAAGCTCATGGTACTCAATAAACACAAACAAGCCATAGCCCACCGCGCCTTTATTGAATTGCCCGAAATTTTAAACTCCAATACCGTGATCGTACTGAATGAAAGCAGGGTTTTCCCAGCCAGGCTCTATTGCCGCAAACCAACCGGCGGTGTGGTTGAAGTTTTATTGGTTCGCCCCATTGAAAATGGGCGATGGTTAGCCTTGGGCCAACCCATTAAGGGTTTGCGAGTGGGCATGTCGCTCAAATTGCTATTTCGAGATTCTGAAGAAACGAGTGATGCAATTATTACGGTGGTGCGTGTAGAAAAGGGCCAACATTTTGAAGTAGAATTGCCTCCGGTGAAAGATCTGGAAACCTGGATTAAGCCCTACGGCATCATGCCATTACCCCTTTATATCAAACGTAAAAATTCAGAGCGCCAAGACGAAAATCGTTATCAAACCGTATTTGCTCGGCAGCTAGGGTCTGTTGCGGCTCCCACGGCGGGGTTGCATTTTGACGAATCAACGCTAGCGCAGTTAACGGCGCGGGGGGTCGAAATTTATAAAGTGTGTTTGCATGTAGGCCCGGGCACTTTTTTGTCGGTTAAAACCGAGGATATTCGGCAGCACAAACTTCATTCCGAATATTACGAAGTATCCGAAGCAAGCTACCAAGGTTTAAAAAAAGCGAAATACGAGGGGAAATCTATTTTGTGCGTGGGCACAACAACCTTGCGTGTTTTAGAAACCCTTTTCCAACAGCCAGCCCCTGCCTTGCAGGGATTCACCGATCTTTACATTTACCCAGGTTTTTCTTTTAAAGCGGCCGACGCTTTATTAACCAACTTTCATCAACCCCAATCTTCGCTGCTTATCTTAGTCAGTGCCCTTGCTGGCCGTGAATTTATCTTACGCGCCTATCAAGAGGCCATCGCTCAAAAATACCGTTTATTTAGTTACGGCGATTGTATGTTGATTTTATGA
- a CDS encoding MMPL family transporter: MVNFRERYAVFIVKNFKAIISLAILLAVASGLYAGLRLESKTGVLDLYSEKNPIFKRFIGFSESFGVAEDLMIVVEGEDAALQRQAIETLAQNLSQDPHHLIKSLLYRLNVEFFEKHFLEFLSAEELETIHREIKDPNGGVRALFQSKDLASFYKALNAKLRLSLKKGSSLDAEATVKNLKNLLQPLVAMQAALEKDDFSTSPFSTKGAILDEQGYLRATPGNFYILFLRPNEYRQDYKYAQELVKWSREVVQTVRNQYPQLKIGITGGPALAHDQFTVSEADMNIATLFALATTMLIFFFAFKAFGRPLLGLATLLLCISYTFGMATLTIGYLNMFSLAFVVIMIGQGTYYGVHIVARYEEFLQKGLSVTEAVSQSVIHNFRNITISALTTMTAFFTAALIDFKGFAQLGFIAGVGVLMSCVGMQLILPALILWREQHRTIKTVQPQIALPGKWAKIFAQTVDRYSKAIIILAIIGLLGGMYLFLSPNHGIAFDHNLLNLQAKNTEAVDYEKKLIDTNLSPRAGVYIVNDYAVAQKLATAASLLKSVSRVEWAGDFLPNPNLRPQVIKETKKSLRLLNANPVKEKITVAEVQQLQAELKQLQENFVKIQNQAFNVEGGDQIINILEEGNATITSIQNILDDVIASEARQSSALNKFQNLFFKTSRHYFSQATKSQTLAEKDIPEGLLKPFINPLGQFAVYVFPQVNIWEKSSLFQFVEDLRSLDQQVTGSPIMFKAIIDMVESNYFKAATYSAIAIFILFFINFRSLKLACCCFIPLIFGVSWHFGLMSLLGLTFNTANMIALPMILGIGADNGVHLMERYLEEPSQGVNVLLKSTGKALLITYFDSVTSFLGMAFARHQGLAELGQVVILGLTTCTLAGVILLPALLKHVLKNNMSLRGEPKQSSLLTKII; this comes from the coding sequence ATGGTCAATTTTCGGGAACGCTATGCGGTGTTTATTGTCAAAAACTTTAAAGCAATTATCAGCCTAGCCATTCTACTCGCTGTTGCTTCGGGGCTTTATGCCGGTTTGCGTTTAGAAAGCAAAACTGGGGTACTCGATCTTTATTCTGAAAAAAATCCCATCTTTAAGCGCTTTATTGGTTTTAGTGAATCTTTTGGGGTGGCCGAAGATCTCATGATCGTTGTGGAGGGCGAAGATGCTGCCTTGCAACGCCAGGCTATTGAAACCTTGGCGCAAAATTTATCTCAAGACCCGCATCATCTTATCAAAAGTTTGCTCTATCGGCTAAATGTAGAATTTTTTGAAAAACATTTTTTAGAATTTTTATCTGCAGAAGAGCTTGAAACCATTCACCGTGAGATTAAAGACCCCAACGGAGGAGTGCGGGCTTTATTTCAAAGTAAAGACTTGGCGAGCTTTTATAAAGCTCTTAACGCTAAGCTTCGTTTAAGTTTAAAAAAAGGTTCTTCCTTAGATGCAGAAGCAACCGTCAAAAATCTCAAAAATTTGCTTCAACCTCTGGTCGCTATGCAAGCGGCCCTGGAGAAAGATGATTTTTCAACAAGCCCTTTTTCTACGAAAGGGGCCATTTTAGATGAACAAGGTTATTTAAGAGCCACTCCAGGGAATTTTTATATTTTATTTTTGCGCCCGAATGAATACCGTCAAGATTATAAATACGCTCAAGAATTAGTGAAGTGGTCTCGCGAAGTTGTTCAAACCGTTCGAAACCAATATCCCCAACTCAAAATCGGCATTACCGGTGGGCCGGCCTTGGCCCACGATCAGTTCACGGTAAGCGAAGCCGACATGAATATCGCAACTTTATTTGCCTTAGCCACCACTATGCTCATTTTCTTTTTTGCATTTAAAGCCTTTGGCCGCCCACTCTTAGGACTTGCCACCCTCCTACTCTGCATCAGTTATACCTTTGGCATGGCCACCCTCACGATTGGCTACCTCAATATGTTTTCTTTGGCCTTTGTGGTGATTATGATCGGGCAGGGTACCTATTATGGGGTTCACATTGTCGCTCGATATGAAGAATTTTTACAAAAAGGTCTCTCGGTTACAGAGGCCGTTAGTCAAAGTGTCATCCACAACTTTCGTAATATCACGATTAGCGCCCTTACCACGATGACTGCCTTTTTTACTGCCGCTTTGATTGATTTTAAAGGCTTTGCCCAATTGGGATTTATTGCTGGAGTCGGGGTGCTGATGAGTTGCGTCGGCATGCAACTTATTTTGCCGGCCTTAATCTTATGGCGTGAACAGCACCGCACTATTAAAACCGTTCAGCCTCAAATAGCATTGCCTGGGAAATGGGCTAAAATATTTGCTCAAACGGTTGACCGATATTCTAAGGCGATTATTATCTTAGCTATCATTGGGTTACTGGGGGGGATGTATTTATTTTTAAGCCCCAACCACGGCATTGCCTTTGATCATAATCTTTTGAATCTACAGGCCAAAAATACCGAAGCGGTCGATTATGAAAAAAAACTGATCGATACTAATTTAAGCCCACGAGCCGGGGTTTATATTGTGAATGATTATGCCGTGGCTCAAAAATTAGCGACTGCTGCAAGCCTTTTGAAATCGGTGAGCCGAGTGGAATGGGCCGGAGATTTTTTGCCCAACCCCAACCTTCGCCCTCAAGTAATTAAAGAAACTAAAAAATCTCTGCGCTTGCTCAACGCCAACCCAGTTAAAGAAAAAATCACGGTCGCTGAAGTGCAGCAACTGCAAGCGGAATTGAAACAGCTACAGGAAAATTTTGTTAAGATTCAAAATCAGGCCTTCAATGTTGAAGGTGGTGATCAAATTATCAACATTTTGGAAGAAGGCAATGCGACGATCACCTCGATTCAAAACATTCTCGATGATGTCATTGCGAGCGAAGCGCGGCAATCTTCAGCTTTAAACAAGTTCCAAAATCTATTTTTCAAAACCTCTCGCCATTATTTTTCGCAAGCGACCAAAAGCCAAACCTTGGCTGAAAAAGATATTCCCGAAGGTTTGCTAAAACCTTTTATCAATCCTTTAGGGCAATTTGCGGTGTATGTTTTCCCTCAAGTAAACATTTGGGAAAAATCCTCTTTGTTTCAATTTGTAGAAGACTTGCGCTCGCTCGATCAACAGGTAACCGGCTCTCCCATTATGTTTAAAGCCATCATTGATATGGTGGAATCAAACTATTTTAAAGCGGCGACTTATTCAGCGATCGCTATTTTTATTTTATTCTTCATTAATTTTCGATCCCTCAAACTGGCTTGTTGTTGTTTTATCCCTTTGATTTTCGGGGTGAGCTGGCACTTTGGGCTGATGTCGCTATTGGGGTTAACCTTTAATACCGCCAACATGATTGCCTTGCCGATGATTTTAGGGATTGGCGCCGACAACGGGGTGCATTTAATGGAACGCTATTTAGAAGAACCTTCGCAAGGGGTGAATGTTCTGCTTAAAAGCACGGGCAAGGCTTTACTCATCACCTATTTTGATTCGGTAACTTCGTTTTTGGGCATGGCCTTCGCGCGTCACCAAGGGCTGGCAGAGCTAGGGCAGGTGGTGATTCTAGGGCTTACGACATGTACCTTAGCGGGAGTTATTTTGTTGCCAGCGTTATTGAAACATGTGTTAAAGAATAATATGTCATTGCGAGGCGAGCCGAAGCAATCTTCTCTTTTAACAAAGATAATCTAG
- a CDS encoding carbon starvation protein A has product MSLPIITIIFLAILALGYKFYGGFISRFFKLNDNTLTPAVALNDGVDFVPTKPFYLLGQHFSAIAAAGPIAGPILAAQQFGWLPCLLWIGIGVIVIGAVHDLSALIASVRHRGNSVAEIVKENIGQRAYLAIMAFIWITLVYVIVAFTDITASTFVGRIEELEGMQVGFERGGAVAAASVMYLLLSIFMGVVQKKWNPPLWLLTLIFVPSALGVVWLGTQVSTLLLLSKQSWALIILVYCFIASLLPLWLLLQPRGYLGGFILYIALAVGVIGIFFGGYEIKQAAFKTWTAPGVNGSLFPFLFVTIACGACSGFHGLVCSGTTSKQISKESHCRQVGYGGMLLEAFVALIALATVMILADGEIKGTPGAIYGAGLGRFITLLIGENNLIFAITFGAMAFSTFVFDTLDVATRLARYILQELTGKKSRIAAVIATLMTVAVPALFIVIAKEGGWSYFWILFGTSNQLMAALTLLGITVWLYRSGKNYGFTLIPMVFVMVITFWSLFKQMGSAFAQLHTATLSNQIVLVNGIASTVLFLLAGWIILEACLKLKIATLANGARSQ; this is encoded by the coding sequence ATGTCTCTACCTATCATTACCATAATATTTTTGGCCATCTTAGCCCTAGGCTATAAATTTTATGGTGGATTTATCAGCCGATTTTTTAAACTCAACGACAACACCCTCACCCCGGCAGTTGCTTTGAATGATGGTGTTGATTTTGTCCCCACCAAACCCTTTTATTTATTAGGCCAACATTTTAGCGCCATCGCCGCGGCGGGTCCCATTGCCGGCCCTATTCTCGCTGCCCAACAATTTGGTTGGTTACCTTGCCTATTATGGATTGGCATTGGCGTTATTGTCATTGGAGCGGTGCACGACCTCTCGGCCTTGATCGCCAGTGTGCGCCATCGCGGCAATTCGGTTGCCGAGATTGTTAAAGAAAACATTGGCCAACGCGCTTATTTAGCCATCATGGCGTTTATTTGGATCACCTTGGTTTATGTGATCGTTGCCTTCACCGATATCACAGCTAGCACTTTTGTGGGTCGTATTGAAGAACTCGAAGGCATGCAAGTAGGGTTTGAACGTGGCGGCGCTGTGGCAGCCGCTAGTGTCATGTATTTGCTGCTTTCTATTTTCATGGGGGTCGTGCAAAAAAAGTGGAACCCCCCGCTATGGCTTTTAACCCTCATCTTTGTACCCAGTGCCTTAGGCGTCGTGTGGCTGGGGACTCAAGTCTCGACCCTCTTGTTACTCTCTAAACAATCGTGGGCCTTGATCATCTTGGTTTATTGTTTCATCGCCTCACTACTACCCCTTTGGCTTTTGTTGCAACCACGGGGCTATTTAGGTGGGTTCATTCTCTACATTGCTTTAGCCGTTGGGGTGATCGGAATTTTTTTTGGAGGTTATGAAATCAAACAAGCCGCTTTTAAAACTTGGACAGCCCCCGGGGTTAATGGTTCGCTTTTTCCTTTTCTCTTTGTCACCATTGCTTGCGGTGCCTGCTCAGGGTTTCATGGCTTGGTTTGTTCAGGGACTACCAGCAAGCAGATTTCGAAAGAAAGCCACTGCCGCCAAGTGGGCTATGGGGGCATGTTGCTAGAAGCCTTTGTAGCTCTGATTGCGCTGGCCACCGTCATGATTTTAGCCGATGGCGAAATTAAGGGAACTCCGGGCGCTATTTATGGTGCAGGCTTAGGCCGCTTTATCACTTTGCTTATTGGCGAAAATAATTTGATCTTTGCGATTACTTTTGGGGCCATGGCCTTTTCGACCTTTGTCTTTGACACCCTCGATGTTGCCACGCGGCTGGCCCGTTATATTTTGCAAGAACTCACGGGGAAGAAGAGCCGGATTGCTGCTGTCATTGCAACCTTGATGACGGTTGCCGTGCCGGCTTTGTTTATTGTGATTGCCAAAGAAGGGGGCTGGTCTTATTTTTGGATTCTTTTTGGCACCTCCAATCAACTCATGGCAGCGCTCACTCTTTTGGGGATTACCGTTTGGCTTTATCGTTCGGGGAAAAATTATGGGTTTACTTTAATACCCATGGTGTTTGTGATGGTTATTACTTTTTGGTCGCTCTTTAAACAAATGGGGAGTGCTTTTGCTCAATTGCACACCGCTACACTTAGCAATCAAATCGTCTTGGTGAACGGGATTGCATCGACGGTATTGTTTTTGCTGGCAGGGTGGATTATTTTGGAAGCTTGCTTAAAACTGAAGATTGCCACGCTCGCCAACGGGGCTCGCTCGCAATGA
- a CDS encoding carboxypeptidase M32 — MDAYLELTPRLAELSQLGSVMGILNWDQEVVMPKGAVSARGGQMATLTSLYHQRATDPRLGALLAECQSQEKNLDAWQKANVREAKRTYDRLVKIPADLEIALAELEVRGHEVWVQARLGANFKKFQPILDEYLSLLKQRAQAIDAHQHPYDVLIEDYEPGMNIKKIEALFLPLKDFLIPFLNQLLSRKNSKLTKVPGGPVAQSVQKELGLLILQQMGFDFERGRLDTSVHPFCGGAGPSDVRITTRYQDDHFVSALMGVIHEGGHALYEQGRNEKFYGQPVSEAVSMGLHESQSLLWEKQVGQGVNFWEFLSPKLKTLIPHALKGAEVKDLYHFVNQVKPSLIRVDADEVTYPFHIMIRFEIERDLLGGKILVKELSEIFNQKMQNYLGITPPNDREGVLQDVHWSGGTFGYFPSYTLGAMYAAQFFATAKKQIPNLLTEISKGNLKILRQWLKEKIHQQGSLYLADELCIQVTGEALNSKYFMNYLSEKYS; from the coding sequence ATGGATGCTTATCTCGAATTAACCCCCCGTTTGGCCGAATTATCCCAGTTGGGCTCGGTGATGGGTATTCTTAATTGGGACCAAGAAGTCGTTATGCCTAAAGGGGCTGTCTCAGCCAGGGGCGGGCAAATGGCTACGTTGACTAGTTTATACCATCAAAGGGCGACCGATCCACGTTTGGGTGCATTATTGGCCGAGTGTCAGTCACAAGAAAAAAATCTCGATGCTTGGCAAAAGGCCAATGTGCGAGAGGCCAAGCGAACTTATGATCGACTGGTCAAAATCCCCGCTGACCTAGAAATAGCCTTGGCAGAATTAGAAGTAAGGGGTCATGAAGTGTGGGTGCAAGCGAGGCTTGGGGCCAATTTTAAAAAATTTCAACCCATTTTAGACGAATACCTCTCGTTATTAAAGCAGCGAGCCCAAGCCATTGATGCCCATCAGCATCCCTATGATGTGTTGATCGAAGATTATGAGCCCGGCATGAATATCAAAAAAATTGAGGCCTTATTTTTACCCCTCAAAGATTTTTTGATCCCTTTTTTGAATCAATTGTTAAGTCGCAAGAATTCTAAACTTACGAAGGTGCCAGGTGGCCCTGTGGCTCAAAGTGTGCAAAAAGAATTGGGGCTGCTGATTTTACAACAAATGGGTTTTGATTTTGAACGAGGCAGGCTGGACACTTCGGTGCACCCTTTTTGTGGAGGCGCAGGCCCCAGCGATGTGAGAATTACCACTCGTTATCAAGACGATCATTTTGTTTCTGCCTTAATGGGTGTGATTCATGAAGGAGGACACGCCCTTTATGAACAAGGGCGGAACGAAAAATTTTATGGTCAGCCTGTGTCGGAAGCCGTTTCAATGGGCCTGCACGAATCACAATCGTTATTGTGGGAAAAACAAGTGGGGCAAGGCGTTAATTTTTGGGAATTTTTATCGCCTAAACTCAAAACTCTCATTCCCCATGCCTTAAAGGGGGCAGAGGTCAAAGATCTTTACCACTTTGTTAACCAAGTAAAACCTTCTTTGATTCGGGTAGATGCCGATGAAGTCACTTATCCATTTCATATTATGATACGCTTTGAGATTGAACGGGATTTATTGGGTGGGAAAATTTTGGTAAAAGAACTCTCAGAAATTTTTAATCAAAAGATGCAAAATTATTTGGGCATTACACCACCCAACGATCGTGAGGGCGTATTGCAAGATGTGCATTGGTCAGGGGGAACTTTTGGCTATTTCCCCTCTTATACTTTGGGGGCCATGTATGCGGCACAATTTTTTGCCACAGCTAAAAAACAAATTCCCAATTTGTTAACTGAAATTTCTAAAGGGAATTTGAAAATTTTGCGGCAGTGGCTAAAAGAAAAAATTCACCAACAAGGTTCGCTTTATTTAGCCGATGAATTATGTATTCAAGTGACCGGCGAGGCCTTGAATTCAAAATATTTTATGAATTATTTAAGTGAGAAATATTCATAA
- a CDS encoding SBBP repeat-containing protein: MVIFILLLVSFSTQASPSHNRPISTDALQSLIMGFIPNYGQVGKEYPFYTLGLQHSTFFSKHGVLYSAKVEQTFVGANSNPMLIPALPKKGFINHYRGKDPSRWQSKLPLFDLLTYRNLYPGIDLIFKFKGNQLESEFVVNPKANYKKIIMAYYGLNKLKLNQDGSLTLKTNAFSLTENKPYVYQIVQGEKREIRGQFKILADKRVTFDLAPFDKQYPVVIDPAMTYSTYLGGDDLDIAYAMAIDADGNIFVAGGTNSSDFPTQSAEQASLSAVTDAFIVKFNSGGTTLAYATYLGGDATDIATDLALDSAGSAYITGFTTSSDYPTSNSTGFSSADISLGGTTDALVTKLNTDGTVEFSSYVGGSDDEFGFDIAVDVDGGFYIVGQTESSDLLDLFENSTPVQASLSGSSDAFVYAFLPTKTLSFAT; the protein is encoded by the coding sequence ATGGTCATTTTCATTTTACTCTTGGTAAGTTTTTCGACTCAGGCCTCACCATCCCATAATAGGCCAATTTCAACAGATGCCCTGCAATCGTTGATTATGGGCTTTATCCCCAACTATGGACAAGTGGGAAAAGAGTATCCGTTTTATACGCTCGGTTTGCAGCACAGCACTTTTTTTTCAAAACATGGGGTGCTTTATTCGGCGAAAGTTGAACAAACTTTTGTAGGTGCCAACTCTAATCCCATGCTGATTCCCGCCCTCCCCAAAAAAGGTTTTATTAATCACTACCGTGGTAAAGACCCCAGCCGGTGGCAAAGCAAGCTACCTTTGTTTGATTTGCTCACCTATCGCAACCTGTATCCTGGGATTGATTTGATTTTTAAATTTAAGGGCAATCAGCTCGAATCCGAGTTCGTGGTTAACCCTAAGGCTAATTATAAAAAAATTATCATGGCCTATTATGGCCTCAACAAACTTAAGCTCAATCAAGATGGTTCATTAACACTTAAGACGAATGCTTTTTCTTTAACTGAAAACAAACCCTACGTTTATCAAATCGTTCAGGGAGAAAAGAGAGAAATACGCGGGCAATTTAAAATTTTGGCTGATAAACGTGTAACTTTCGACCTGGCACCTTTTGACAAGCAATACCCTGTGGTCATTGACCCGGCGATGACCTACTCCACCTATCTAGGAGGTGATGATTTAGACATCGCCTATGCAATGGCGATAGACGCCGATGGAAATATCTTTGTAGCCGGAGGAACCAATTCATCAGATTTCCCTACCCAATCGGCTGAACAAGCCAGTCTTTCCGCAGTTACTGATGCTTTCATTGTAAAATTCAACTCAGGGGGTACCACCCTCGCCTACGCCACTTACTTAGGTGGTGACGCCACAGATATAGCTACAGACCTCGCCTTGGATTCTGCCGGTTCAGCTTATATTACGGGCTTTACAACTTCCAGTGATTACCCCACCAGCAACTCCACAGGATTCAGTAGCGCTGACATCTCTTTGGGTGGCACGACCGATGCCCTTGTAACAAAATTGAATACCGATGGCACCGTGGAATTTTCTAGTTATGTGGGGGGTAGCGATGATGAATTTGGCTTTGACATCGCGGTAGATGTTGATGGGGGCTTTTATATTGTTGGTCAAACCGAATCCTCCGATTTATTAGATCTCTTTGAGAATAGTACCCCTGTTCAGGCAAGCCTGTCGGGGTCTAGTGATGCCTTTGTCTATGCTTTTTTACCCACCAAGACTCTATCCTTTGCTACTTAA